Below is a window of Camelina sativa cultivar DH55 chromosome 11, Cs, whole genome shotgun sequence DNA.
GCACGTATTTCTATAAATCATTAAACTCCAATTGAtaatatatgttcttttttaaaaaattggacGTTTCGATTCAGTGGCTGGTCAAATTGTTTAGATCTACCGTCTAGGATAGTCCTACTGTTGTACGTAGTAAGCTTTTTGAAGGTTCTCGTATACAAATTGAGATGTATGTCGTAATGCAGTTTGTTCCAGATCAAAGATTGCATATtgaaaaacacttttttttaaaatctatttactttttttcctttttactacTGTATTATGTAAAGCTTTCTGAAACTAGCGTATTCTTTGTATAAATTTGCTCTTAAAAATACATTCGATATAATAATCAATATTTTGACTGGAGGCTTAAATTTACATGTATATTAAATCAGATAGATTGATTATAATTTCTAAAAGAATTAGATCAATCTTAATTTATGcaaagaaaaacgaaaatatataatcaacacGTCCACCTCATATagataatgataattaaaaggAAGCCTCTTAATtcatgcaaagaaaaaaaaatataaatttccaAGTCTCCCTTAATTCACTCAGCCTCATGCTATATATAGTGGCATAGTTTCTTAATTTTCGAAGCAATCCATCTAAGTAAGTAACTAACCATCTAGAGTTGCAAATCTCGTCCATATATATAGccaaccttttctttttctctcatcaAGCTAGCTTTCTCTCTCCTCATTTTTCGTATAATCCGATTTGCCTAAAAATGGTCGTGGGAGAGTCCAAGGCATTGTGGTTTATAGTGGCCACCGTGTTAGCAGCCGCAGTGGTCGCACCAGCGGTGCATGGACAGCAAGCGCCGTGTTACTTCGTGTTTGGAGACTCTGTCTTCGACAACGGTAACAACAATGCCTTGAACACCTTGGCAAAGGTCAACTATTTACCTTATGGTATAGATTTCCCCCAAGGTCCTACCGGTCGGTTTAGCAACGGTCGGAATATTCCAGACGTTATCGGTTAGTTTTCATACCGGCTTTCTTGATTTTAGTTAGACAAAATTCCATTTTTTCTTACATTACTCGATTAGCAACTAACTACTGTACTATGTCATCATATAGCAGATCATGCATGACAAGGTTcctttagaaaaaaagaattccataaattataaagatatttgttagtattattaaattgtatatgaacttttttttttattctttgacCAGTAAAATGGAAAACTTTTCTGATTCAAGATATGTTTGTAGTCTTTAttgttaaaacatattttaaaatttttaattaaactttaaatacttaaatctaaataaatacaacattttatgttatatttctaaaattatcaccaaaatcctaaaaatttaaacatatataccacaaaatttgaaGGATTCCAAAAACTTCAGTCAAACTTAATAATTTGTccagaaagacaaaaaaaaaagtatttggtACTAAAATTTATTGTTGTAATATTGAGCAGTATTAAAAAGGTTAcgataaaatgattaaaatcaaaGCTAACAGATTAATATACAGTACAACCGTTCTGTTTTTAGTGTTAACAAAGTTAGACTATTTTTATTCTAGCTGAGCTAGTGGGTTTCAATGACTACATTCCACCGTTCGCCGGAGCATCACAGGCACAAGCTAACGTCGGACTCAACTATGCTTCCGGTGCTGGCGGTATCCGTGAAGAAACCAGCGAAAATATGGTAATAACCCCAcccaaataataaatatactacTTAACATGTCCCATGTCTAATAGAACTAAATCTTGAAAATACTGATAGGGTGAGCGAATCACTTTGAGACAGCAAGTAGAGAACCACCAGTCGGCGATCATAAAAGCGCTGGTGCCACGGAGTCGATTAGAGCAATGTCTATACACAATCAGCATAGGAAGCAACGATTACCTAAACAACTACTTCTTGTCGCCTCCTACAGTTGCTCGTCGTCTATATAATCCTGACCAGTTCGCTCGATCTCTAATACGCCGCTACCGTATCTATTTGCTGGTAAGTATAGTATGACGAGACGGAACAAACAACCCTAAATGTAATCATctttatataatgtttagatCTATATATAACTGTGGCatgcatatatatgtttatttgaaTGTGTAGCAATTGTACACATTAGGAGCGAAGAATGTAGCTTTGTTCAGTATCGGTAAGATAGGATGTACGCCACGGGTTGTTGCTACCCTCGGTGGCGGCACTGGCTGCGCAGAAGAAGTGAACCAAGCAGCGAGTATCTTCAACACTAACCTCAAGGCCCTAGTCAcagaattcaacaaaaaatctGGAGCTAAGTACACTTATGTTGATACCTTCTCTGGAAATGCTGAAGATTTCGCTGCTCTAGGTAATTCTATACTTAGAAAAAAACGTAACGCATTGTTTTTTATAAGAGTAATTTGATCAAGAAGCTGCTGTAATCATTCATTTGAAAAATTGTAGGGATTACGGTTGGCGATAGGAGTTGCTGTACGGTTGATCCGGGGGAAGAACTTTGTGCGGCGAACAAACCCGTTTGTCCAGACCGAAACACATACATATTCTGGGATAACGTGCATACCACGGAAATTATTAATGTAGTGGTGGCTAACGCAGCGTATAACGGAACCATAGCTACTCCGTACACCATTTCCCAGCTTGTGAATTGAAAAATTAGGGCTTTATAGATCCATTGTAAAACATGGCATTGGCCCTTTACTTTAAACCTGGTTTCGTCTAGCTAGATGGAAACCATATCTATCATAAAcacataataatatcatataaGACTGAATAATGAATTAAAAAGGTTTGTAATAGTTGACCAACAAAGAGAAAGGATTGCAACATTACTAGTTAACGTACCTcgcaatataatttttaaagcTTGATGCAAGTTTTTAAAGATATACAGTACATAGCTAGTGTTTTGCAAGTTCAAACCTGCCAAAATCTCACGATTAGATTAGGGCCTTGAATGTTTACTAGATTTTAagtagtttttggattttgattttctgaaaatctatttttttaccaatcaagattttcaaaaaatagattCCCTTGAATTTAGAGAAACTAGTTTTTGGGTGATTTCTTGCAATTTCAAAGAGaactaaaaaccataatttgtggtttttgtaaaaaaatattattttcaacgagaacatttttaatttttgagtttttgattttttatttattaattttaaattcaatagtaaaaactaaaaattaagaaatcagaaaccaaaatttaaaatctaaaatctaaaaaccaaaaaaccatcTAAAACTAATTACTATTCATGGCCTATGACAAAGGGTCcctttgaatttttgaatataGAATTACATTTTGGAGAATTGTTGCTAGTGGTTGTAATGGGCCGTAATTTTAATTTGACGTCAGTTTTAATGGGCCATAATTAGTTAGTGTTATATGGTTTAATAACAGAATTTGGACTATCCAAACTCTATAAGTCATAAGATGATCAACGAGgataggcctgggcattcggttaaccattcggtttcggttcggttgtattcggtttcggttattttggatatagtaatatagtaaccatttggatatttatgaaatttcggtttagttcggttcggtttctttcggttcggtttcggtttggttatttaaataaataaccataactaacataaattatattaacattaaccaaataaaccaaatataaccaaaactaaccgaatataaccaaaattaaccaaatatacaataacaaaaatacaaaaaagggaaaaatattgattcaattttacaaaatagtatttaactttgtaaattcaaaataataacatttacatatattgattatttaaaatatttaattgttttgaatctagaaataatttatattttaagtttattttatagttttgcataatattaagtatataatatttgatatcttctaggttttcggatatttcggttaaccatttaattgtcggttcggttcggttcggtttcggttagtttggatatagatttttactaaccattcgggtatttgaagaatttcggttcggttcggtttagtttttttcggttcggtttcggtcggttatttggttatcggttattttgcccagccctaaaCGAGGATTGCAAATAAACTAAAGTATCCTAATTCCTAAGATTCTGTCCACTCTCCACAATCTAGATCGCATCGAAAGTGACCGATCATGGAAGACCGTGCGTGGATAAAAAGACTAACCGCTGCTTGTTTCTTTGATCGAATTGGCACAGTTTCCGTTTTAATTGGCGCTCAATTCCTATTTATAGCTTATCTGTTTATCGCaactgtttttttaattatccaTGATGGGAGGATCTAGTTcttgttgatgtccaaatcggtcacaattagaatgTTTAAGTTCGGTAAAAGGATGGTCgaagttttcttttattaattggtGTCGAAGCACAAAAGACGGGTTACAATACAACTTAGACGAGTTAGCAAGTAATGAACGAGTTCGAATGGACGAGTTAGACGGACGAGTCTTCGAATCCTTCGCTTCTAACCTTCAACGGGTGAAAACCTTGTTCTTGCTATTCGTACCTTTTGTCCTTGTCTTTTTCTCCTCTTCCGTGATCGAACGCCGTGCGCCTGCTTTTATAGGGAACTGTGTTGGTTCGTCCATTACAAAGACCAAAATACCCCTTCCCTTCCTGAAGGTTTATTTGGGCCTTCTTATGGGCTGAGCCTTTTGCTAGGTTACGGGCCTACCCCTAACAGTTCTGATGAAACGAAAATGACTATACCAAAAGCCTTCTCTTTGCGAATGGACCGGTAATGTCAATCTCTCTTTCCTTGACTTCTTTGTAAGAAGAGAACACAAGATTCACCTTTTTTGAGTCTACTCTTGATATCTTAGTCTAAATGAGACATGTTTTGATACTGATGAGGTTAGTGTATCAGAATTTATGGCATGTTATAATCCTAGTAACCAGATCCCAAACTGGAAGTCTTACTGAAACTAGCTCTTATGTGTCTTAATAATACACACATTGCCATCCATCTAATTAAAACTAACCTAACATCCTAAACTTCTTTAACTCAAtggagaaataaataaataaaatgagaaGTTGAGAACACCAAAAGTTTTATTACATCTCAGTTTGCTCTGGCATGGTGTCATCTGGATGGTTAACGAGCTTCGAGTGTTCATCAGCTGAGCTAATGGAAAACTCAGCGAGTGAGCTCACTGCAACTGACATTCCATGGCAGAGTACTTTAACTGCAATCTCAGCTAGTTTCTCAGcagtcatcatcttctcttcttccactttTTCAGCTTCAACAAGCTCCATGCTCTCTTGTCCTGAGTACTTCCTCGAACCATCTGTTACAGTAGATGGGTCTTCCTTAAGCTGCCGAGCATAGATTGCACCCATCCCAGAGGCAAAGAAATCGAGTTTGTCTATCACCGGCTTCTCGTTCAACCCGTTGAGCAACCTTGACCATTGGATACAGACTTCATAGATAGGGTGAGGACAAGACACTAGTCTGACTTTGTCTGGGTCAGGATCACATCTGAAACATCTGAGTAACCAGCCGGTTAAAGACAGCACGTAGGATCTTTGAGATGTGATCCATGCTTGGAAGCAGGCTCTCCAGTTTCTAAGCTGAGCCACGAGATGCAACGCTGACCGAGCTAATCTTTGAGAGTTGATCTCCCGTAGTGAAGTCTGTTGTTGCTTCTTGTGACGGTTAGAAGGTGTGGTTGCAAGTAATGGCTTGGCTTCGTCCAGTGTCCGCTTCTGTATCTGGTGACACTCTGCCATCACTTTCCACATTTGAGCTAATCTGTAACATGCCATTATCAGTCAAAGAGAGTGAAACGTGTGTGTTTTacgaaacaagaagaaaagatgttTTGACATACCCttgaagaagctcaagaagTTGCGGAAGCAGTTCTTGGTCACGAAGAGTCTCAATCCTTTGAGAGATTGACTCGATTGAGTGTATAGAGACCTTGATCTGAGTGTGTAGATCTCTgattatatttcttgttttatcaACCGAGGAAGAGTCGGCTCCTTTCACATCCTGATTCCTCAGCGCTAAACACTTCTTCTCATATGCAATCCTTATCCGTTCTCCAGACTGTCACAACATCCAAGTCAGGTaacaagagacagagagagtgaACTGAAAATTTCTGTTAAAGGTCTCAGTGATTACCTTAACTTCATCATAGAGTTTATTTTCCCAAGCGTATAGACGGTCCAATGTTGATTGATGGCTACCTGAAAGCATACAAGATTCTTCCGAAAACTCACTGCTGGTTTCAAATTCACTTGCCCTGGAACCTCCAGAAGAGCTGATCAAGAATCTTGATGAGGAAGACGATCTTGATGAGCCTCCCGAGCGAAACAAAGCTACTGGATTCAGCATTTTCATGGCTGCAATCAATAAGAAGTTTCAGAACCGcatccattatatatatagtcagaAACAAAGAAGATTATAGTCTTACCGCTGAGTTCATTGGAAGATGTGTATTGAGCTCGACTAGCTTCCAACAATCCCGAGACTTCTTTACCAGCAGTACATATAACCGCAAACTgatcttcaagatctttaataACTTCTGCCATGCTCGTTGGCCTTCGATTCATGTACACAGTAAAGCCAGGTGTCTCTCCTTTTGCATCATCTGTGGTAACTCCAACAACATGCCCTGTAGTCACTTCAATGCTTCCCCGTTCTTGAGTTTTAATGCAGTTCTTGTCCCTCACGTTCTCGGTCTCGCACTcctcattaacattttttacttcatcatcttcttgacCCATTTTATCCCCATTACAGTCTTCTGCTGCTTTCATGTTATGATGATGCTCAAACCTTAcatactcatcttcttcaagatCTGGAATCCCTTCTTCCTCACGAACCCGCTTTAGCCGTCTCATCTCATCATCCATACCACTTTGGTTATCACAACTGTATCCGTAATGATCCAATGAAGAGAATGGATTCCAAAAGAAATCCCACTGAGAGTTCTGTGGCGAAGGAGGAGGTATATTGTGACTACCACCTAATCCAGGACTATGCTGAGGTGAGTTCATCCCAAAGAAACTATCTGCTCCATAACTCTCAACTTGAAAAGTCTCAGGTGACAAAAGAGGCTTTTCTTCAACACGAACCGGTCTGCTTCCACTAGCCATCAAGTAATTGACATTCAAATTCGACTCAGCCTCGTTCTGAATCATTTTTGAAGGAGGAGATACCTCGATGAAACCGCCTGAGCTGCTCTTTACTGGAGTGACAAATGTGTCCAACAAGAACTCGTGTGGCTCGTCTCCTTCGATGTATTCACGAAGAGCATCTGAGACATTTCTCAGAGACTGGATATAAGCAATGTGGCCAGAAGCAAACCCGGTCCTATGTTCAACTGCTTGCTTGATGAAACGTTTCCTATCTTTGCAGATCTGAACAGCTTCATCGTCATTAAACTTGGAATGAGAACATCCCATTTGTCTCTTTTAAATAGTCTTTATGTTATATGCTTTCAATTCCACAAAGCTCAAGAACTCACACAATGTGTTGGGAGAAGAAACTGCAAAACTAAGAACAAGATATCAGATTCTTAAACCATGTAAATGTAATTAAACGCTTGAAAACAGTTGGGGAAAAAAGCATTGATTaatagagagacagagacagagacataACGTTTCTCagattcttgtttgtttgtttgttttgttggctTAATTTGAAAGAAACAAGACAGTTATTTGTCTTAAACGATGATTTGTGAGTTCTTGAGAGTCGAAACTCCTCTAATTTTGTGTCTTTCAATGTATATTATTCACAAATCAGACGCAAGATACATATAAAATGCCAAATTAATCTTGAAAGCAAAATGATGAAGCCAAGAACTTTATGCGTTATAAGAGCTCCTTTGaaggagcaaaaaaaaaaagagtagaaaaatctaaaacccttttaacacatttgtttcataaagaaaGGTAAAAAATCATCTAAGTTGAGGGACCCAaatcggaagaaaaaaaagattagatttttggaagagacagagagagagatagagagagagagagagagagagaggagacaaAACCTTTCAGGTGTGATTGGTCAATCAGAAGAAGCTGTGGAGCgttgaagaaggaggaggagaaaacaACAACGGTCACAAATATATTTGTGAGTAGGAGTGATGATGAGTGAGTGAAgaagggtgaagaagaagaagaagaagaagacaccacagataaaattaaaatttatttattattttatcgaacaTGAAAGTACTGACTTACTGTTAATTATCAACCTCGGTTTTTACGTTTATTAACGGTTTTTGCCACTGTCCTAAAAGTGTCCTTTGCATTGGCTAAATCTCAACTCTCAATGTGATTGGTTTATTCATATTTTGTTGACAGCAGTCTCAATGGgttggtgttttgttttgtcttattgtttcactttttatttattagtttggTGTTAGGAcatgcaattttgtttttttttgttaatctctGAAACTTTTTAACTAAAGACTTTAACTTACTAACAcataacttttgtttattttattacttcATAAACCTTGTTCAAGTCTTTATTCTTTAGTctaattgaaaagaaaaacacttcTCATGACGTAAAAATAAGTAGTATGACgcataaaaaaacacacacgTATCATAAATACAAACTACTTTTAAATGGTTCTTCTGACGCATTTATAAAAACTGCtaccatatttttttatccCTTTCCTTAAGAAATTGACTCAATTCAATTCTGAGGATATCTTTTAGCAAAGAAGTAGTATGAAGGATTGGACCTACCAACAAGGATTTTGGTTTGTCTCTTCTTAAAAAAAGATTGGAAAAGGACTAATTTTTTATTCCGTCTCATACTATAAAAATGTAACACAACAAGCGTGGGTAGTTTTGTAAATGCAGAGCATCACGGTTCAGACTATGGGGTCcaacaaagataaataaatcGGCTGCCTCGGTAGGTAGCAAGGTTTTTCTATGCTACCCTTTGATATGGTTACTTAATTACGAACAACTGCCATTACAAAGTCGTTCAGGGCCAACAGCTATTTTGGTTGAGCATTTACATGTATTCGTTTTTACACGGCCCATTAGGATCGGGTTTCAAATATTATCAAGGATAGGCGATGACTTGTCAAACTGTAGGTGGATGTAGTTGACCAATTTTCCATTGGTTCTACaatgtgtaaaatataaatattttttgtatatattaaaaagttgacaaagaaaaacaaacaatatttgtCTACGCAATTTGATAACACTGacatatttagaaaaaattcaACAAAGAATATAATTCTACGGACACCAAAACTTgatttgatataatatttatctccttagagagacaacaaataattttcctCCTTGGAACGTATCTCATGTCCAGTACCTTACGCACAACGATGGTGGAAGGTGAAGAGACAAAGAATATGAATATACAGACGAGCTACTTCGACGTTGTTGGAATCTGCTGTTCATCGGAGGTTTCTATTGTCGGAGACGTTCTCCGTCCACTTGACGGCGTTATAGAATTCTCCGTCATCGTCCCTTCTAGAACAGTCATCGTTGTCCACGACACCTTCTTGATCTCTCAGCTTCAAAtcggtaaataaaaaaaaataaaaattctttcaATTGCCGTTTTGACTTTTGTCTCGTCgttttaaatcattaattagTCCATCGGTGAagccaaagttttttttttttttaaagtcaacTAAAGCCTATATTGTTGTGTGTGGAATTAATTTCTTGACAGTGAAGGCATTGAATCAAGCAAGACTAGAAGCAAGTGTGAGACCATACGGAGATACAAGCTTAAAGAGTCAATGGCCAAGTCCTTTTGCAATAGTTTCTGGTGTGTTGCTTGTTCTATCCTTCTTCAAGTACTTCTATGGTCCGCTTGAATGGTTTGCTATTGTTGCGGTGGTGGCCGGAGTTTTCCCCATCCTTGCTAAAGCTGTTGCTTCGGTTACAAGGTTCAGGCTTGACATCAATG
It encodes the following:
- the LOC104721845 gene encoding GDSL esterase/lipase At4g30140, with amino-acid sequence MVVGESKALWFIVATVLAAAVVAPAVHGQQAPCYFVFGDSVFDNGNNNALNTLAKVNYLPYGIDFPQGPTGRFSNGRNIPDVIAELVGFNDYIPPFAGASQAQANVGLNYASGAGGIREETSENMGERITLRQQVENHQSAIIKALVPRSRLEQCLYTISIGSNDYLNNYFLSPPTVARRLYNPDQFARSLIRRYRIYLLQLYTLGAKNVALFSIGKIGCTPRVVATLGGGTGCAEEVNQAASIFNTNLKALVTEFNKKSGAKYTYVDTFSGNAEDFAALGITVGDRSCCTVDPGEELCAANKPVCPDRNTYIFWDNVHTTEIINVVVANAAYNGTIATPYTISQLVN
- the LOC104721846 gene encoding uncharacterized protein LOC104721846, with product MGCSHSKFNDDEAVQICKDRKRFIKQAVEHRTGFASGHIAYIQSLRNVSDALREYIEGDEPHEFLLDTFVTPVKSSSGGFIEVSPPSKMIQNEAESNLNVNYLMASGSRPVRVEEKPLLSPETFQVESYGADSFFGMNSPQHSPGLGGSHNIPPPSPQNSQWDFFWNPFSSLDHYGYSCDNQSGMDDEMRRLKRVREEEGIPDLEEDEYVRFEHHHNMKAAEDCNGDKMGQEDDEVKNVNEECETENVRDKNCIKTQERGSIEVTTGHVVGVTTDDAKGETPGFTVYMNRRPTSMAEVIKDLEDQFAVICTAGKEVSGLLEASRAQYTSSNELSAMKMLNPVALFRSGGSSRSSSSSRFLISSSGGSRASEFETSSEFSEESCMLSGSHQSTLDRLYAWENKLYDEVKSGERIRIAYEKKCLALRNQDVKGADSSSVDKTRNIIRDLHTQIKVSIHSIESISQRIETLRDQELLPQLLELLQGLAQMWKVMAECHQIQKRTLDEAKPLLATTPSNRHKKQQQTSLREINSQRLARSALHLVAQLRNWRACFQAWITSQRSYVLSLTGWLLRCFRCDPDPDKVRLVSCPHPIYEVCIQWSRLLNGLNEKPVIDKLDFFASGMGAIYARQLKEDPSTVTDGSRKYSGQESMELVEAEKVEEEKMMTAEKLAEIAVKVLCHGMSVAVSSLAEFSISSADEHSKLVNHPDDTMPEQTEM